The following proteins come from a genomic window of Flavobacteriaceae bacterium MAR_2010_188:
- a CDS encoding mRNA interferase HigB: MHVISFKKLRDYFSKETNSKVALQDWYKKASKAEWDSFADLRNTFNSADSVGNGRFVFNVKGNHYRIVAIVRFKFKKVLVRWVGNHRDYDKIKHIDKL, encoded by the coding sequence ATGCATGTTATATCATTTAAAAAGCTGAGGGATTATTTCTCAAAAGAAACCAATTCCAAAGTAGCTTTACAGGATTGGTATAAAAAAGCAAGCAAGGCCGAGTGGGATAGTTTTGCTGATTTAAGGAACACATTTAATTCTGCTGATAGTGTTGGAAACGGTAGATTCGTTTTTAACGTCAAGGGAAATCATTATAGAATTGTGGCCATAGTACGATTTAAGTTTAAGAAAGTATTGGTACGATGGGTGGGCAATCATAGGGATTACGACAAAATAAAGCACATAGATAAGTTATAA
- a CDS encoding Aspartyl protease → MQTLQDFLLDKGYTKVKLQLTKTNHFEIKASINGVKGRFILDTGASNSCVGLDAIDTFRLDAEDSEIKAAGAGAIDMLTQISNKNSLKIGKWHNNKVALILFNLVHVNTALINHKSKPVDGIIGGDILKKAKAVIDYEKKYIYLKM, encoded by the coding sequence ATGCAAACATTGCAGGACTTCTTGCTGGACAAAGGATATACAAAAGTTAAGCTTCAACTTACCAAAACCAATCATTTTGAAATTAAAGCTTCAATAAATGGGGTTAAAGGCAGATTTATTTTAGATACTGGCGCATCAAATAGTTGTGTTGGTTTGGATGCTATAGATACTTTTAGGTTAGATGCAGAGGATTCTGAAATCAAGGCCGCTGGTGCCGGAGCGATTGACATGCTTACCCAGATAAGCAATAAGAATTCCCTAAAAATCGGAAAGTGGCATAATAATAAGGTAGCCTTAATACTTTTTAATTTAGTACACGTAAATACCGCTCTTATCAACCATAAATCTAAGCCAGTAGATGGTATTATTGGTGGCGATATTCTTAAGAAAGCAAAGGCAGTTATAGACTACGAGAAAAAGTATATTTATTTAAAAATGTAA
- a CDS encoding antitoxin ParD1/3/4, which translates to MNISFTKKQEEYISNQVASGDYQNNSEVIRDALRLHSIYREKVIEDLRKQIEKGWDGPDSKKSMKEIIADKKITQ; encoded by the coding sequence ATGAACATCAGTTTTACTAAAAAGCAAGAGGAATATATCTCCAATCAAGTTGCGTCTGGGGATTACCAAAATAATAGTGAAGTTATCAGAGACGCGTTAAGACTTCATAGTATCTATCGAGAAAAGGTTATTGAAGACTTAAGAAAGCAAATCGAGAAGGGGTGGGATGGTCCTGATAGCAAAAAAAGCATGAAGGAAATTATCGCCGATAAGAAGATTACTCAATGA
- a CDS encoding TatD DNase family protein, translating into MIVTDTHTHLYSEAFDEDRDEMIKRAMDSGIERFFIPAIDSTYTESMLQLKENYPENVFLMTGLHPTSVKPETYKEELLHVKEMLEKHKFYAVGEIGIDLYWDQSTLAIQQEAFRFQIKLAKKYRLPIVIHCRDGFDEIFETLESEKDESLFGIFHCFTGNENQAQQAINLNFKLGIGGVVTFKNGKIDQFLGEKIPISEIVLETDSPYLAPAPYRGKRNESSYLTHIIKKLSEIYNLSESEIAEITTKNSEEIFKI; encoded by the coding sequence ATGATTGTAACAGACACCCATACCCATTTATACAGTGAGGCCTTTGATGAAGATCGGGATGAGATGATTAAACGGGCCATGGATAGCGGGATAGAGCGTTTTTTTATACCCGCCATTGATTCAACTTATACCGAGTCTATGCTTCAACTAAAAGAAAATTATCCCGAAAATGTGTTTCTGATGACGGGGCTTCACCCTACCTCAGTAAAGCCAGAAACTTATAAAGAGGAATTGCTTCACGTTAAAGAAATGCTTGAAAAGCATAAATTTTACGCGGTTGGCGAAATAGGAATAGACCTTTATTGGGACCAATCGACGTTGGCAATTCAACAGGAAGCTTTTCGATTTCAAATTAAACTTGCAAAAAAATATAGATTGCCGATAGTTATTCATTGCCGCGATGGTTTTGATGAGATTTTCGAAACCTTGGAAAGTGAAAAAGATGAATCGTTATTTGGGATCTTTCATTGTTTCACAGGAAATGAGAATCAAGCCCAGCAAGCCATCAATCTTAATTTTAAGCTCGGCATTGGTGGCGTGGTAACCTTCAAAAATGGCAAGATTGACCAATTTTTAGGTGAAAAGATTCCCATTTCTGAAATTGTTTTAGAAACGGACTCTCCCTATTTGGCACCGGCGCCATATCGAGGAAAGCGTAATGAAAGCTCTTATCTTACCCACATCATTAAAAAACTTTCCGAAATCTATAATTTGAGTGAATCGGAAATTGCTGAAATAACCACTAAGAATTCCGAAGAAATATTTAAGATATAA
- a CDS encoding toxin ParE1/3/4: protein MSKYVLSEEAGNDIEEIFDFGAYKFGNAQALNYLINMQGHFEALAKNPLIGKKRNDIKKGLFSLPYASHIIFYRILKNQIRIVRVLYGGRDLIKFLD from the coding sequence ATGAGCAAATATGTCCTCTCTGAAGAGGCAGGAAACGATATAGAGGAGATTTTTGATTTTGGAGCTTACAAATTTGGCAATGCTCAGGCTCTTAATTATTTAATTAACATGCAAGGACATTTTGAGGCCTTGGCAAAAAACCCACTTATCGGTAAAAAAAGAAATGATATTAAGAAAGGTCTTTTTAGTCTGCCTTATGCCTCCCATATTATTTTCTATAGAATCTTAAAAAACCAAATTAGAATCGTTAGAGTATTGTATGGTGGAAGAGATTTAATAAAATTTTTAGATTAG
- a CDS encoding 2-oxoglutarate dehydrogenase E2 component: protein MILEMKVPSPGESITEVEIATWLVEDGDYVEKDQAIAEVDSDKATLELPAEASGIITLKAEEGDAVAVGQVVCLIDTDAKAPATTTYDGGDEGSNEKDVEEELDKEQEKAADKPEHKKAPNPAETKKSSGVASPAAKKILAEKDMDPMGVVGTGRDGRITKEDAVSAQPSMGTPTGGKRGETRSKLSMLRRKVAERLVSAKNETAMLTTFNEVDMSPIFELRNEFKEDFKDKHGVGLGFMSFFTLAVVRALKLYPNVNSMIDGKEMITYDFCDISIAVSGPKGLMVPVIRNAEHLSFRGVEAEVKRLAIRARDGQITVDEMTGGTFTISNGGVFGSMLSTPIINPPQSGILGMHNIVERPVAIDGHVEIRPIMYVALSYDHRIIDGKESVGFLVAVKEALENPTELLMDNDVKRSLEL from the coding sequence ATGATTTTAGAAATGAAAGTTCCATCACCTGGGGAATCTATTACCGAGGTAGAGATAGCTACTTGGCTTGTAGAAGATGGTGATTATGTAGAGAAGGACCAAGCGATTGCTGAGGTAGATAGCGACAAAGCAACCTTGGAATTACCTGCTGAGGCAAGTGGTATTATCACTTTAAAGGCTGAAGAAGGAGATGCGGTTGCAGTAGGTCAGGTCGTTTGTTTGATTGATACCGATGCAAAAGCACCTGCAACGACTACCTATGATGGTGGTGACGAAGGCAGCAATGAAAAGGATGTTGAAGAAGAATTAGATAAGGAGCAAGAAAAGGCTGCTGATAAACCAGAGCACAAGAAAGCGCCTAACCCAGCAGAAACGAAAAAGTCATCTGGTGTTGCTAGCCCAGCAGCTAAAAAGATCTTGGCTGAAAAAGATATGGATCCAATGGGTGTTGTTGGCACCGGACGTGATGGAAGAATCACTAAGGAAGATGCCGTTAGCGCTCAGCCTTCTATGGGAACTCCAACCGGAGGAAAACGAGGCGAAACTCGTTCCAAACTTTCTATGTTAAGAAGAAAGGTGGCAGAACGATTGGTTTCAGCAAAAAATGAAACCGCCATGTTAACCACATTTAATGAGGTTGATATGTCTCCTATCTTTGAGCTTAGAAATGAATTTAAAGAGGATTTTAAAGATAAGCACGGTGTTGGATTAGGATTTATGTCCTTTTTCACCTTAGCGGTGGTTAGAGCTTTAAAGCTTTATCCGAATGTGAATTCTATGATTGATGGAAAGGAAATGATTACTTATGATTTTTGTGATATAAGTATTGCGGTCTCTGGACCTAAAGGTCTTATGGTGCCCGTTATCCGTAATGCAGAACATCTATCATTTAGAGGGGTAGAAGCTGAGGTTAAACGTTTGGCAATTAGAGCAAGGGACGGACAAATTACTGTAGATGAAATGACTGGTGGAACCTTTACAATTTCTAATGGTGGTGTTTTTGGAAGTATGTTATCTACTCCGATTATCAATCCTCCACAAAGTGGTATCCTTGGAATGCACAATATTGTGGAAAGACCAGTTGCAATTGATGGTCACGTTGAGATAAGACCAATTATGTATGTAGCTCTCTCATACGACCATAGAATAATTGACGGTAAAGAAAGTGTAGGCTTTTTAGTAGCGGTTAAAGAAGCTTTAGAAAATCCGACTGAATTGTTGATGGACAACGATGTTAAGCGATCATTAGAACTTTAA
- a CDS encoding L-asparaginase: MGEKPPKILLIYTGGTIGMIKDPESGSLKSFNFGQLLKKIPEIKLLSCEVVTKSLVKPIDSSNMNLNYWMEIATMIEEDYETTDGFVILHGSDTMSYTASALSFMLENLSKPVIITGSQLPIGDLRTDAKENLITAIQIASLQYYGKSVIKEVGLYFEHKLYRGNRTTKVSAEQFEAFDSPNYPPLAESGVNLNVLKENLFSTKRRKDLIVHKEFDASIALVKLFPGITEAYMECIFNSEKLKGIIIETYGAGNMPTEKWMLNLLAKTVKRGIPIINITQCSAGMVKMGQYETSENLRRIGLISGHDITTEAAVTKLMYMLGEKISPQSFKTIFETSLRGEMS, translated from the coding sequence ATGGGAGAGAAGCCGCCAAAAATACTGTTGATATATACCGGAGGAACAATAGGTATGATTAAAGATCCAGAATCTGGAAGTTTGAAATCCTTTAATTTTGGTCAACTGTTAAAGAAAATCCCGGAGATAAAATTGCTTTCGTGCGAAGTGGTTACAAAATCATTAGTGAAACCAATTGATTCGAGCAACATGAACTTGAATTACTGGATGGAGATTGCCACGATGATTGAAGAAGATTATGAAACCACCGACGGATTTGTGATACTTCACGGAAGTGATACCATGAGCTATACCGCATCTGCGCTCAGTTTTATGCTAGAAAATCTGTCGAAGCCGGTCATTATTACGGGTTCTCAACTACCGATTGGTGATTTACGGACGGACGCAAAAGAAAATCTGATAACTGCAATACAGATTGCATCGCTTCAATATTATGGTAAGTCAGTGATAAAGGAAGTAGGACTTTATTTTGAACATAAATTATATAGAGGTAACCGAACTACGAAGGTAAGCGCCGAGCAATTTGAAGCATTTGATTCTCCAAATTATCCGCCCTTGGCAGAATCTGGCGTTAATCTAAATGTTTTAAAGGAAAATCTTTTTAGCACAAAACGACGAAAGGATTTAATCGTACATAAGGAATTTGATGCGAGCATCGCATTGGTAAAACTCTTTCCTGGAATCACCGAAGCGTATATGGAATGTATTTTCAATTCGGAAAAACTCAAGGGAATAATCATTGAGACTTATGGCGCTGGCAATATGCCGACCGAGAAATGGATGTTGAACCTTTTGGCCAAAACTGTAAAAAGAGGAATACCAATTATAAATATTACCCAATGCTCTGCAGGCATGGTTAAAATGGGTCAATATGAAACCAGCGAAAATCTTAGAAGAATAGGTCTAATTTCTGGCCACGATATTACTACCGAAGCGGCGGTAACCAAATTGATGTATATGCTCGGAGAAAAAATTTCTCCTCAATCTTTTAAAACCATTTTTGAAACTTCGTTAAGGGGAGAGATGTCTTGA
- a CDS encoding Relaxase/Mobilisation nuclease domain-containing protein: MIGKGKSISHTRASMEYGWNQEKDAEVVFSQHLAGDDPRQVTEEFKMVQEQNTRCQKNTLSFVLSPTPEDGKRLSNKQLGELTRKFIKGMDLKERQAIAFIHRNKAHTHIHLYVNRIGFDGKAYHDNFIGKRSQLAAEQVAKEMGLTTAREVQFEKSLNSLNIRLAIKNIHENVMSSQRPRTLDEYVRAMKAEMVSVIPTINKANRLQGLRFEYKGSDFKASEVHRSMSGGRILGQLSQNSGMGTYKQPEKSVKLLGKTVELGSNLATSMAKNIIKKTITRALDTGIGY, translated from the coding sequence ATGATAGGCAAGGGAAAATCCATATCACATACTAGAGCTTCCATGGAATACGGATGGAACCAGGAAAAGGATGCGGAAGTTGTCTTCAGCCAACATCTGGCAGGTGATGATCCGCGCCAGGTTACCGAGGAGTTCAAGATGGTCCAGGAACAGAACACCCGCTGTCAAAAAAACACCCTCAGCTTTGTACTGAGCCCGACCCCGGAGGATGGAAAAAGGCTATCCAACAAACAACTTGGAGAGTTGACCCGAAAATTTATAAAGGGAATGGACCTAAAAGAACGACAGGCCATCGCTTTCATTCATAGGAACAAGGCTCATACGCACATCCATCTCTACGTCAACCGAATCGGATTTGATGGCAAAGCATATCATGACAATTTTATTGGGAAGCGGAGCCAACTGGCCGCCGAACAAGTGGCCAAGGAGATGGGATTGACCACCGCAAGGGAAGTGCAATTTGAAAAAAGTCTCAACTCATTGAACATCCGCCTTGCGATCAAGAATATCCATGAAAATGTGATGTCCAGCCAAAGGCCCCGAACATTGGATGAATACGTTAGGGCAATGAAGGCGGAAATGGTCTCGGTAATTCCGACCATCAATAAAGCCAACAGATTACAGGGATTGAGGTTTGAATATAAGGGAAGTGATTTTAAGGCTAGCGAGGTGCATCGGTCGATGTCGGGAGGAAGGATACTCGGTCAGCTTTCACAGAACTCCGGGATGGGAACTTACAAACAGCCCGAAAAATCGGTGAAACTATTGGGAAAGACCGTGGAGCTAGGATCAAACTTGGCAACGTCTATGGCCAAGAATATCATAAAGAAGACCATCACCAGGGCATTGGACACTGGAATAGGATATTAA
- a CDS encoding Site-specific recombinase XerD, producing MKDTFSIIFFPKGKDLDKNGQVPIYVRITVNGQRKEFGIKRKIALENWNSDASKMMGKKAEAIELNRYIDSVKSRIYKIQEQLMRDEKKVTAKIIKDIYQGKDENLKMLIEIFDTHNAKIEKLAGKEFALGTIERYKTAKKHVEDYIKFEYKQDDIPVKNVNHKFITGLEYYLKTERDCAHNTTLKYIANFKKIIRIAYANDWIAKDPFLNYKLKLKQVTREYLTQEEIQILTEKSFRAERLELVKDIFLFSCFTGLAYVDVQKITPDDIILGIDGHKWIKTTRTKTKSVVSIPILPLAMEIIEKYKDHPEVRIKGKLLPILTNQKMNAYLKEIADVCGINKNLTFHVARHTFATTVTLTNGVPIESVSKMLGHNSLKTTQHYAKILDRKVSDDMQTLRERFSNSDKKSKSK from the coding sequence ATGAAAGATACATTTTCCATTATATTTTTTCCTAAAGGAAAGGACCTTGATAAAAATGGCCAAGTACCTATATATGTTAGGATTACAGTTAATGGCCAACGCAAGGAATTCGGAATAAAAAGAAAAATTGCCTTGGAAAACTGGAACTCGGATGCTAGCAAAATGATGGGAAAAAAAGCTGAGGCAATTGAATTGAATCGATACATCGATTCTGTAAAAAGCAGAATTTATAAAATACAGGAACAATTAATGCGTGATGAAAAGAAGGTTACCGCGAAAATAATCAAGGATATTTATCAAGGTAAAGACGAAAACCTCAAGATGCTTATCGAGATCTTTGATACACACAACGCCAAAATTGAAAAGCTTGCAGGAAAGGAATTTGCCCTTGGTACGATTGAACGTTATAAAACCGCCAAAAAACATGTGGAGGATTATATCAAATTTGAATATAAGCAAGACGATATTCCAGTAAAGAATGTAAATCACAAATTCATAACCGGATTAGAATACTATCTTAAAACAGAGCGCGATTGTGCGCACAATACAACCTTAAAATATATTGCGAATTTTAAAAAGATAATCCGCATTGCGTATGCCAATGATTGGATTGCTAAGGATCCTTTCCTTAATTATAAATTGAAATTAAAACAAGTTACGAGAGAGTATCTTACACAGGAAGAAATCCAAATTTTAACCGAGAAATCCTTTAGAGCTGAAAGATTGGAACTTGTAAAGGATATATTTCTATTTTCATGCTTTACCGGTTTGGCCTATGTAGACGTCCAAAAAATAACGCCAGATGATATTATATTAGGCATTGACGGCCATAAATGGATAAAGACCACCAGAACAAAAACTAAGTCGGTCGTGAGTATTCCAATTCTGCCCTTAGCCATGGAAATCATAGAGAAATATAAGGATCATCCTGAAGTTAGAATTAAAGGTAAGTTATTGCCCATTCTCACCAATCAAAAGATGAACGCATATCTCAAAGAGATAGCGGATGTATGTGGTATAAATAAAAATCTGACCTTTCATGTCGCTAGGCATACATTTGCTACGACTGTTACTCTCACTAATGGAGTACCTATAGAATCAGTGAGCAAAATGTTAGGGCATAATTCCCTTAAAACTACTCAGCACTATGCCAAGATATTGGATAGAAAAGTTAGTGATGATATGCAGACATTAAGAGAAAGATTTTCGAATTCAGATAAAAAGTCTAAATCAAAATAA
- a CDS encoding DNA binding domain-containing protein, excisionase family yields MDNIFILERLDRLERLLTANKEVLTFEETCDYTGISRSYLYKLTSSGNIPHSKPNGKMIFFEKKKLNDWLLQNKRSSHSEISREALKYTLKNKR; encoded by the coding sequence ATGGACAATATTTTTATACTGGAACGGCTAGACCGTTTAGAGCGGCTATTAACTGCTAATAAAGAAGTACTCACCTTTGAGGAAACCTGTGATTATACTGGGATATCGAGAAGCTATCTCTATAAGCTGACATCCTCGGGCAATATTCCGCATTCAAAGCCCAATGGTAAAATGATTTTTTTTGAAAAGAAAAAATTGAACGATTGGCTTCTCCAAAACAAACGCAGTTCTCACTCGGAAATATCTAGAGAAGCATTGAAATACACTCTTAAAAATAAAAGATGA
- a CDS encoding Virulence-associated protein E: MIVSSNHDNKLYEVKDAKKKTVYDYTMEYLEDKYSIVYNEISHDFQIVLKGQRDWQYLNLNSLIIELAKSGVEIPTGKLEILIRSEWIPKLNPIKDYFKGLSRWNGEDYILKLASYVPTYEKEAFDYHFKKWLVRTIKCALETNYFNKQAFVLSHQGQNSGKSTWCRFLCPPILAEYMAEDISNDKDARIQLCRNFLYNLDELAVLSKKDVNALKAFFSKTFINERLPYDRKNTTLPRICSFMGSTNMSSFLNDETGSVRWLCFELKGRIDFEYSKVIDINKVWSQAYHLAYSDPTFNPELSIKDIQENEERNKKYTKLTSEQEVVAKYYENSTDIKDFKTASDVMVATACLNLRLNHINIGRALAGFGFQKVKHPKRQVYGYLAKPLFVDTPWEVEMPRNRA; this comes from the coding sequence ATGATAGTTTCAAGCAATCATGATAATAAGCTTTATGAGGTTAAAGATGCCAAGAAAAAAACGGTCTATGATTATACCATGGAATATTTGGAGGACAAATATAGCATTGTCTATAACGAGATTTCCCATGACTTTCAAATAGTACTGAAAGGCCAGAGGGATTGGCAATACCTAAACCTTAACTCCCTCATCATTGAGCTGGCAAAGTCAGGCGTTGAGATCCCCACGGGAAAACTGGAAATCCTTATCCGATCTGAATGGATCCCAAAGCTCAATCCCATCAAGGATTATTTTAAAGGGTTATCCAGATGGAATGGTGAAGATTATATTTTGAAACTGGCATCTTATGTACCTACTTATGAGAAAGAAGCCTTTGATTACCATTTTAAGAAATGGCTGGTCAGGACCATCAAATGTGCATTGGAGACCAACTATTTCAATAAACAGGCATTTGTTCTATCGCATCAGGGTCAGAACTCTGGTAAATCCACTTGGTGCAGGTTTTTATGTCCTCCCATACTTGCCGAATATATGGCAGAGGACATCAGTAATGATAAGGACGCTAGAATCCAATTATGTCGTAATTTTCTTTATAACCTTGATGAACTGGCAGTACTGTCCAAAAAGGACGTCAATGCCCTGAAAGCATTTTTTTCGAAAACCTTTATTAATGAACGGCTGCCCTATGACAGGAAGAATACCACGCTTCCGAGGATTTGTTCTTTTATGGGCTCTACCAACATGTCCTCTTTTCTGAACGATGAAACAGGCTCTGTTCGATGGCTCTGTTTTGAGCTAAAAGGAAGAATCGATTTTGAATACTCAAAGGTGATTGATATCAACAAGGTTTGGTCACAGGCTTATCATCTGGCCTATTCCGACCCCACCTTCAATCCTGAACTCTCCATCAAGGATATCCAGGAAAATGAAGAACGGAACAAGAAATACACAAAATTGACCTCGGAACAAGAGGTTGTTGCTAAATATTATGAGAATTCTACCGATATCAAGGATTTCAAAACGGCTTCCGATGTGATGGTCGCAACGGCTTGCCTCAACCTGAGGTTGAACCATATCAATATTGGACGTGCATTGGCGGGTTTCGGCTTTCAAAAAGTTAAACATCCCAAACGACAGGTCTATGGTTACTTGGCCAAGCCACTCTTCGTGGATACCCCTTGGGAAGTGGAAATGCCAAGGAACAGGGCATAG
- a CDS encoding HTH-type transcriptional regulator / antitoxin HigA, whose amino-acid sequence MEKLVTHATYVKAKLRLEELIDVVDDNTPTDDPLAKEFLEISDIIEQYEETHFPIGLPTLQEMIELRMFEMGLKRKDLAALLGTTASRISDYLNGKREITLNVAKALHQKLNIDSDIILQ is encoded by the coding sequence ATGGAAAAGTTAGTAACACATGCAACATATGTAAAAGCTAAACTTCGTTTAGAAGAGTTGATAGATGTTGTGGATGATAATACCCCAACTGATGACCCTTTAGCAAAAGAGTTTTTAGAAATTAGTGATATTATTGAGCAGTATGAAGAAACCCATTTCCCAATAGGTTTACCTACCTTACAGGAAATGATTGAACTCCGTATGTTTGAAATGGGGCTAAAGCGAAAAGATTTGGCTGCTCTATTGGGTACAACTGCTTCAAGAATCAGCGATTATTTGAACGGAAAAAGGGAAATAACGTTGAATGTTGCCAAAGCTTTACATCAAAAACTTAATATTGATAGTGATATAATTCTTCAATAA